A region from the Methylocella sp. genome encodes:
- a CDS encoding cytochrome P450: protein MSLVNSALSAVSTQISILSAGFVAIIRLAAAATANLFGSAGTIQSRLTTALTSTAGQRLVFSVLRALAPNVLIQRKLITAYDNCGTAFVTRFDDVKEVLGRDEDFEVVYGPRMMQITGGQNFFLGMKNTPEFTRDISNMRLAVRRDDIVSIIEPIARQRAAELVDASKNGRIDVPQDLTLRTPAHLLKDYFGAPGPSEREMIDWTTVMFSYLFLDLGADAGLDARALDAAAQCRAYLDAVIQERKMHPTRSDDVVNRCLAMQATGLPGMDDLGIRNYLIGLIIGAVPTTSQAAVQALDQLLDRPDALAGAQQAARVNDDALLRRYIFEALRFNPPSPIIYRRAARDTEIARNTLRALKVPKSTMVMAIPFSAMFDRIKLKDPDCFRIDRPWSDYVLWGDGLHTCFGAHINPVLIPAILKPLLARQGLRRAAGSAGQIDADGTRLPVHLFLEFDAA, encoded by the coding sequence ATGTCGCTGGTCAATAGCGCGCTCTCGGCGGTCTCCACGCAGATCTCGATACTTAGCGCCGGCTTTGTTGCGATTATCCGGCTGGCCGCAGCAGCGACCGCGAACTTGTTTGGCTCCGCGGGGACCATCCAATCACGCCTGACTACAGCGTTGACCTCAACTGCTGGCCAACGTTTGGTCTTCAGCGTTCTACGCGCTCTCGCGCCGAATGTTCTAATTCAGCGAAAACTTATAACGGCCTACGACAATTGTGGGACTGCCTTTGTGACGCGGTTCGATGACGTCAAAGAAGTGCTTGGGCGAGACGAGGATTTCGAAGTCGTTTATGGCCCCCGGATGATGCAAATCACTGGCGGCCAAAACTTCTTCCTGGGCATGAAGAATACGCCCGAATTTACTCGCGATATATCGAATATGCGGCTCGCCGTGCGCCGCGATGATATTGTCAGCATTATCGAACCGATCGCGCGTCAGCGCGCGGCGGAACTGGTCGACGCATCAAAGAACGGCCGCATAGACGTCCCACAAGATCTGACCCTGAGGACTCCGGCGCACTTGTTGAAGGACTATTTTGGTGCGCCCGGACCTTCCGAACGAGAGATGATCGATTGGACGACTGTAATGTTCTCCTATCTGTTCCTCGATTTGGGCGCCGATGCGGGCCTCGACGCTCGCGCGCTTGACGCCGCCGCGCAATGCCGAGCCTATCTGGACGCCGTTATTCAAGAGCGAAAGATGCATCCGACGCGCAGCGACGATGTTGTAAACCGGTGCCTCGCCATGCAAGCGACCGGTCTTCCCGGGATGGATGATCTTGGCATCAGGAATTACCTCATCGGCTTGATCATCGGCGCTGTTCCGACGACGTCGCAAGCTGCTGTTCAGGCGCTCGATCAACTGCTCGACCGTCCGGATGCGCTGGCCGGGGCGCAACAAGCCGCGCGAGTGAATGACGACGCGCTGCTGCGGCGGTATATTTTCGAGGCGCTGCGATTCAACCCTCCAAGCCCGATAATTTATCGACGAGCCGCGAGAGACACGGAGATCGCTCGCAATACCCTGCGGGCCTTGAAAGTACCAAAGTCGACCATGGTGATGGCAATCCCATTTTCCGCGATGTTCGACAGAATAAAGCTCAAAGATCCGGACTGTTTCCGAATTGATCGTCCGTGGAGCGATTACGTTCTCTGGGGCGATGGGCTACATACTTGTTTTGGAGCGCACATCAATCCGGTTCTGATTCCGGCGATATTAAAGCCGCTTCTTGCGCGGCAGGGCTTGCGGCGCGCGGCGGGGTCGGCTGGCCAAATCGACGCCGACGGGACGCGGCTTCCGGTGCATCTGTTTCTTGAGTTCGACGCGGCTTGA
- a CDS encoding glutathione S-transferase C-terminal domain-containing protein produces the protein MIDSEMCRFVLNRYEIPYRETPHIFGWASVLALFLAGTVQIPVLSGANYRLVGPRQIVDRFDKDCEAARRLIPTDATLRAQVELDWSVFNDVIGFAPAVVAYYHLLPHREIMVEPFTRGLPACEASFVRAAYPLVAGLFKLLLQLNKTNAQKALDQLRAVFNETDVRLADGRNFLVGEALTLADLRLATAAAPLVLPEGYGSPMPPFDQMPSEFQAIITEMRQRPTARYVERIYKNYRNS, from the coding sequence ATGATCGATAGCGAGATGTGTCGCTTCGTCTTGAACCGCTACGAGATCCCCTATCGGGAGACACCTCATATCTTTGGATGGGCATCTGTCCTCGCTCTGTTTTTAGCCGGAACAGTGCAAATCCCGGTGCTTTCTGGAGCGAACTATCGTCTGGTGGGACCGCGTCAGATCGTCGACCGCTTCGACAAAGATTGCGAGGCCGCGAGAAGGCTGATTCCCACTGACGCAACTTTGCGCGCCCAGGTCGAACTGGATTGGAGCGTTTTCAATGACGTTATCGGATTCGCGCCTGCCGTCGTGGCGTATTATCACCTGCTGCCGCACCGCGAGATCATGGTCGAGCCTTTTACTCGTGGCTTGCCCGCGTGCGAGGCGTCTTTTGTGCGGGCGGCATATCCGTTGGTTGCTGGACTGTTCAAGCTTCTTTTGCAGCTCAATAAGACGAACGCACAAAAAGCCCTGGACCAACTCAGAGCAGTGTTTAATGAGACGGACGTGAGGCTGGCGGACGGGCGCAATTTTCTCGTCGGAGAAGCATTGACCTTAGCCGACCTGCGGTTAGCGACCGCAGCGGCCCCGCTGGTGCTTCCGGAGGGTTACGGCAGTCCAATGCCGCCATTCGATCAAATGCCTTCGGAATTTCAGGCGATCATCACAGAAATGCGCCAGCGTCCCACAGCTAGATACGTGGAGCGGATCTACAAGAACTATCGAAACAGCTGA
- a CDS encoding IS630 family transposase gives MPKAYSQDLRDRVIDAVERGGLSRRAAARRYEISESVAVKWLERVEREGSREPVGHSGHRPAKLMPHRDFLETARREKPDITLQALCDHLLSERGIKADTSMMSRFFRRIGVTFKKRPSSREQDRPDISRHRKRWRAYQGLIDPKRLVFIDETWTKTNMTRLHGWAPKGQRLVDKVPHGHWETATFLAALRNDRIEAPCLIDGPKSRML, from the coding sequence ATGCCGAAGGCGTATTCGCAAGACTTGCGTGACCGCGTGATCGATGCGGTGGAGAGGGGTGGACTGAGCCGCCGCGCGGCGGCTCGGCGCTACGAGATCAGCGAATCCGTAGCTGTCAAATGGCTTGAGCGGGTTGAGCGGGAGGGCTCAAGAGAGCCTGTCGGGCACAGCGGCCACCGACCTGCCAAGCTGATGCCCCACCGTGATTTTCTGGAGACTGCGCGACGCGAGAAGCCGGACATTACGCTTCAGGCGCTTTGCGATCACCTTTTGTCCGAGCGAGGCATCAAAGCCGACACCTCGATGATGAGCCGCTTCTTTCGCCGGATCGGCGTCACGTTTAAAAAAAGACCCTCGTCGCGCGAGCAGGATCGCCCGGACATAAGCCGTCACCGCAAACGATGGCGCGCCTACCAGGGCCTCATCGATCCCAAGCGACTGGTCTTCATCGACGAGACCTGGACGAAGACCAACATGACGCGCCTGCACGGCTGGGCACCGAAGGGCCAGCGGCTCGTCGACAAGGTTCCGCACGGCCATTGGGAGACCGCGACTTTCCTCGCCGCGCTGCGCAACGACCGCATCGAAGCCCCCTGTCTGATCGACGGACCTAAAAGCAGAATGCTCTAG
- a CDS encoding glutathione binding-like protein: MMRGHPFDATCADPIFLRRRIDSPLAKGRRSKVHKVLSVRLVKEYDCRNREARGLKRISDASRLRTAAALPSLLAFPTMTDTDMCRLILTHYEIPYREDPHIFGWASVLALFSAGSVQIPVLVGPDYRLVGPRQIAGRFDKDCPAAGKLVPDDATLRAEFELDWTTFDGVLARTTAILAYYHLLPHREIMIEPLTRGVPTLEASFVRSAYPLFSEQFRLLLQLNKENAQKALDQTRAVFNQTDARLADGRRFLVGESLTLSDLRFVSAAAPVLLPKGYSSPIPPFERMPSEFQAIITEMRQHPAARYVERIYDSYRNK; encoded by the coding sequence GTGATGCGCGGACACCCCTTCGACGCGACCTGCGCTGATCCGATCTTTTTAAGGCGACGGATCGACTCACCGCTGGCAAAAGGGCGTCGTTCGAAAGTCCACAAGGTGCTTTCGGTACGCTTGGTTAAAGAATACGACTGCCGGAACAGGGAGGCGAGAGGTTTGAAAAGAATTAGCGATGCTTCGAGATTGCGAACTGCAGCGGCTCTCCCGTCTCTCCTAGCGTTCCCAACGATGACTGACACTGACATGTGTCGCTTGATCTTGACCCATTATGAGATTCCTTATCGGGAGGACCCTCATATCTTTGGATGGGCCTCCGTTCTCGCCCTCTTTTCCGCGGGCTCGGTTCAAATTCCGGTCCTTGTTGGACCCGATTATCGTCTGGTGGGACCGCGTCAGATCGCCGGCCGTTTTGATAAAGATTGTCCGGCCGCCGGAAAGCTTGTCCCCGACGACGCAACCTTGCGTGCTGAGTTCGAACTAGATTGGACCACGTTCGATGGAGTCCTGGCGCGCACAACTGCAATTTTGGCGTATTATCATCTGCTGCCGCACCGCGAAATCATGATCGAGCCGCTCACGCGCGGCGTGCCGACGCTTGAAGCGTCGTTCGTGCGGAGCGCCTACCCGTTGTTTTCAGAACAATTCCGACTTCTCTTGCAACTCAACAAAGAAAACGCGCAAAAAGCATTGGACCAAACCAGGGCCGTGTTCAACCAAACCGACGCACGGCTGGCGGACGGCCGGCGCTTTCTCGTCGGAGAGTCCTTGACCCTATCCGACCTAAGGTTTGTAAGCGCCGCCGCGCCCGTGCTTCTTCCGAAGGGTTACAGCTCTCCGATCCCGCCATTTGAGCGGATGCCCTCTGAGTTTCAAGCAATCATCACGGAAATGCGCCAACATCCTGCCGCTAGATATGTTGAAAGGATCTACGACAGTTACCGAAACAAATAA
- a CDS encoding IS5 family transposase (programmed frameshift) → MNRDQFWLTDAQFAKIAPHLPTDTRGKARVDDRRVVSGIIHVLKSGGRWIDAPLEYGPKKTLYNRYVRWAAKGVWIDLFHALAQAGGPPAQVLIDSSAVKAHRSASGGKGGRRNQAIGRSRGGRTTKIHALTDADCRPLSFMLTGGQIADCSAGAELIARLPPCEILHGDKGYDANAIRRQVEERGAMPNIPPKANRRWKNCFSPFLYRNRNAIERMFCRLKDFRRVATRYDRNAINFLATVCIAATVSYWL, encoded by the exons ATGAATCGGGATCAATTCTGGCTGACGGACGCGCAGTTCGCGAAGATCGCGCCGCATCTTCCCACGGACACGCGCGGCAAGGCGCGCGTCGATGATCGCCGGGTGGTCAGCGGGATCATTCATGTGCTGAAATCTGGCGGACGCTGGATTGACGCGCCGCTGGAGTACGGGCCAAAGAAGACTCTCTACAATCGCTACGTTCGCTGGGCTGCTAAGGGCGTTTGGATCGATCTGTTCCACGCGCTTGCGCAAGCAGGCGGGCCGCCGGCGCAGGTCCTCATCGACTCCTCGGCGGTCAAGGCGCATCGCTCGGCCAGTGGCGGCAAAGGGGGGAGAAGAA ATCAGGCCATCGGCCGTTCGCGCGGCGGGCGCACAACCAAAATCCACGCATTGACCGATGCGGACTGCCGCCCGCTGTCTTTCATGCTCACCGGCGGCCAAATCGCCGATTGCTCGGCGGGCGCGGAGCTTATCGCGCGACTTCCTCCTTGCGAAATCCTCCATGGCGACAAGGGCTACGACGCAAATGCGATCCGTCGGCAGGTCGAGGAGCGCGGAGCTATGCCGAATATCCCGCCCAAGGCCAATCGCAGGTGGAAGAACTGCTTCTCGCCCTTCCTCTATCGAAACCGCAACGCCATCGAACGCATGTTCTGCCGCCTGAAAGACTTCAGGCGCGTGGCTACCCGCTACGACCGAAACGCCATAAACTTCCTCGCGACAGTCTGCATCGCCGCTACCGTCAGCTACTGGTTGTGA
- a CDS encoding Panacea domain-containing protein, whose product MPLGPVNSTTYRFINGEMEDQNWSEFLRDRSNHELSVTQAGSQSDWDELSDADIECLDRTWSRFGHMQPFELVNWTHDPANIPEWENPEGSSYLIPIRRILKMLMVANAEEHSKVVEDHRKITRLLESITD is encoded by the coding sequence ATGCCGCTCGGCCCAGTAAATTCGACCACCTACCGATTCATCAACGGGGAAATGGAAGATCAAAATTGGTCTGAGTTTTTGAGAGATAGGTCTAATCATGAGCTGTCTGTGACGCAGGCCGGATCGCAGAGCGATTGGGACGAATTAAGCGACGCCGACATTGAATGCTTAGATCGCACGTGGTCTCGCTTTGGTCATATGCAGCCATTTGAACTCGTCAATTGGACTCATGATCCTGCCAATATTCCAGAATGGGAAAATCCCGAGGGAAGCTCCTACCTGATCCCTATCCGACGCATACTCAAAATGCTTATGGTGGCGAATGCTGAAGAGCACAGTAAAGTCGTGGAAGATCATCGAAAGATTACACGACTGTTAGAATCCATCACGGATTAG